The following proteins come from a genomic window of Kitasatospora sp. NBC_01246:
- a CDS encoding MurR/RpiR family transcriptional regulator — MTATDDTGTVGPSARLLQLFEGHRLTPTQRRIAHSLVRHATEAPFLSSVEVAELAGVSQPSVTRFAVALGYDGYPALRKQLRELGAGEPSAAPETPDDVVRNEHQQAVLAEIEHLRLLAELLADPEPIIRAARLLAASRPLPVLGLRAASAQARGFAYFAAKVHPDIRLLDEGGSMLADRLEQAAAAGASALLCFALPRYPRELMDALTVARDCGLTVLTVADSAFAPVAKLSDLMLPAAVGTGLVFDTACAPMMLGRVLLQTMCDELPGAEARLESIEQSATARGLFLE, encoded by the coding sequence ATGACCGCCACCGACGACACCGGCACGGTAGGCCCCTCCGCCCGACTCCTCCAGCTCTTCGAGGGCCACCGGCTCACCCCCACCCAGCGCCGGATCGCCCACTCGCTCGTCCGGCACGCCACCGAGGCGCCGTTCCTCTCCAGCGTCGAGGTCGCCGAACTGGCCGGCGTCAGCCAGCCCTCGGTCACCCGCTTCGCGGTGGCTCTCGGCTACGACGGCTACCCCGCGCTGCGCAAGCAGCTGCGCGAGCTGGGCGCGGGGGAGCCGAGCGCCGCCCCGGAGACCCCGGACGACGTGGTGCGCAACGAGCACCAGCAGGCCGTCCTCGCCGAGATCGAGCACCTGCGGCTGCTCGCCGAGCTGCTCGCCGACCCCGAGCCGATCATCCGCGCGGCCCGGCTGCTCGCCGCCTCCCGCCCGCTGCCCGTCCTCGGCCTGCGGGCCGCCTCCGCGCAGGCCCGCGGCTTCGCCTACTTCGCGGCCAAGGTGCACCCGGACATCCGGCTGCTCGACGAGGGCGGCAGCATGCTCGCCGACCGCCTGGAACAGGCTGCCGCCGCCGGCGCCTCCGCGCTGCTCTGCTTCGCCCTGCCGCGCTACCCGCGCGAGCTGATGGACGCCCTGACGGTGGCCCGGGACTGCGGTCTGACGGTGCTGACGGTCGCCGACAGTGCCTTCGCGCCGGTCGCCAAGCTCTCCGACCTGATGCTGCCGGCCGCCGTCGGCACCGGCCTGGTCTTCGACACCGCGTGCGCGCCGATGATGCTCGGCCGGGTGCTGCTCCAGACCATGTGCGACGAACTCCCCGGCGCCGAGGCCCGGTTGGAGTCGATCGAGCAGTCCGCGACGGCTCGTGGGCTGTTTTTGGAGTAG
- a CDS encoding S9 family peptidase, whose amino-acid sequence MSSESLPRQLARTRRFSLGVPAHPVVCDGGRTVLFLRSRAGDDPVGCLWALDADSGEERLLADPAGLGGEGRDVPEAERIRRERSRVHATGITAFAADRAGRAVVFALGGELWVADPAGGGVRRIPTATGVYDPRPDPTGRRIAYVGDGALRVIGVDGTGDRALAEPEHAEVAYGVPDHVAAESMHRTRAYWWSPDGTRLLAARVDNGPLARLHLADPADPARPPRVLRYPLAGTANADVSLWLLDLDGGRTEARWDRPGFEYLAAAGWDAHGPFAAVQSRDQRTVRTLAVDPADGATRTLAEQRDEHWVELVPGLPVRTAAGVLVDAADLGDTRRLTVGGEPVTPPGLQLRSVLGTDGEQVLFTASTEPTETHLWSYDPAEGAVRLSSAPGAHTGVRSDGTLVHTARTPGAPGGHTIVHRNGRPAVDLRSHAQRPVLTARPELLRLGPRELRATLFRPTGHRPGDGPLPVLLDPYGGPALQKATAAGGWPDLVSQWFADQGFAVLVVDGRGTPGRGPHWEKAVFADIATPVLDDQVEALREAALAHPGLLDLDRVAVRGWSFGGFLAALAVLRRPDVFHAAVAGAAPTDHRLYDTHWKERFLGHPDEHPERYDACSLIPDAAGLRRPLLLVHGLADDNVLPAHTLRLSAALLAAGRPHELLPLSGATHSPSDETVAENLLLHQLDFLRRGLAARGR is encoded by the coding sequence ATGTCGAGTGAATCGCTGCCCCGTCAGCTCGCCCGTACCCGTCGGTTCTCCCTCGGGGTGCCCGCCCATCCGGTCGTCTGCGACGGCGGGCGGACGGTGCTGTTCCTGCGCAGCCGGGCCGGGGACGACCCGGTCGGCTGTCTCTGGGCGCTGGACGCCGACAGCGGCGAGGAGCGGCTGCTGGCCGATCCGGCCGGGCTGGGCGGCGAGGGCCGGGACGTCCCCGAGGCGGAGCGGATCCGCCGCGAGCGCTCCCGCGTGCACGCCACCGGAATCACCGCCTTCGCCGCCGACCGGGCCGGCCGGGCGGTCGTCTTCGCCCTGGGCGGGGAGCTCTGGGTGGCGGACCCCGCCGGGGGCGGCGTCCGCCGGATACCGACCGCCACCGGCGTCTACGACCCGCGCCCGGACCCGACCGGCCGCCGGATCGCCTACGTGGGTGACGGGGCGCTGCGCGTCATCGGGGTGGACGGCACCGGGGACCGCGCGCTGGCCGAGCCCGAGCACGCCGAGGTCGCGTACGGCGTCCCCGACCACGTCGCCGCCGAGTCCATGCACCGCACCCGGGCGTACTGGTGGTCGCCGGACGGCACCCGGCTGCTGGCCGCCCGGGTGGACAACGGCCCGCTCGCCCGCCTCCACCTCGCCGACCCGGCCGATCCGGCGCGGCCGCCGCGCGTCCTGCGCTACCCGCTGGCCGGCACCGCCAACGCCGACGTCTCGCTCTGGCTGCTGGACCTCGACGGCGGCCGTACCGAGGCCCGCTGGGACAGGCCCGGGTTCGAGTACCTGGCCGCCGCCGGCTGGGACGCCCACGGCCCCTTCGCCGCCGTGCAGAGCCGGGACCAGCGCACCGTCCGCACCCTCGCCGTGGATCCGGCCGACGGCGCCACCCGGACGCTCGCCGAGCAGCGGGACGAGCACTGGGTCGAACTCGTCCCCGGCCTGCCCGTCCGCACCGCCGCCGGGGTCCTGGTCGACGCCGCGGACCTCGGCGACACCCGCCGGCTCACAGTGGGCGGCGAGCCCGTCACCCCGCCCGGTCTCCAACTGCGCTCGGTGCTCGGGACCGACGGCGAGCAGGTCCTCTTCACCGCCTCCACCGAGCCGACCGAAACCCACCTGTGGTCGTACGACCCGGCCGAGGGCGCCGTACGGCTCAGCTCCGCGCCCGGCGCGCACACCGGCGTACGGAGCGACGGCACCCTCGTCCACACCGCGCGGACGCCCGGTGCGCCCGGCGGGCACACCATCGTCCACCGGAACGGGCGCCCCGCCGTCGACCTGCGCTCGCACGCGCAGCGCCCCGTCCTCACCGCCCGGCCCGAGCTGCTCCGGCTGGGCCCGCGCGAGCTTCGCGCCACGCTCTTCCGGCCCACCGGCCACCGCCCCGGCGACGGCCCGCTGCCCGTCCTGCTCGACCCCTACGGCGGGCCCGCGCTGCAGAAGGCCACCGCGGCCGGCGGCTGGCCCGACCTGGTCTCGCAGTGGTTCGCCGACCAGGGCTTCGCCGTCCTGGTGGTGGACGGACGCGGCACTCCCGGCCGGGGCCCGCACTGGGAGAAGGCCGTGTTCGCGGACATCGCCACGCCGGTCCTGGACGACCAGGTCGAGGCCCTGCGGGAGGCCGCACTGGCCCACCCCGGGCTGCTGGACCTCGACCGGGTCGCCGTCCGGGGCTGGTCCTTCGGCGGCTTCCTGGCCGCCCTGGCCGTGCTGCGCCGCCCGGACGTCTTCCACGCCGCGGTGGCCGGGGCCGCGCCCACCGACCACCGGCTGTACGACACCCACTGGAAGGAGCGCTTCCTCGGCCACCCGGACGAGCACCCGGAGCGCTACGACGCCTGCTCGCTGATCCCCGACGCCGCCGGCCTGCGCCGGCCGCTGCTGCTGGTGCACGGCCTGGCCGACGACAACGTGCTGCCCGCGCACACGCTGCGGCTCTCCGCCGCCCTGCTCGCCGCCGGCCGCCCGCACGAGCTGCTGCCGCTCAGCGGGGCCACCCACTCCCCCAGCGACGAGACGGTGGCGGAGAACCTGCTGCTGCACCAGCTGGACTTCCTGCGCCGCGGCCTCGCCGCGCGGGGCCGGTAA
- a CDS encoding allantoate amidohydrolase: protein MWAELLPVGRSASSGGYRRFAWNSADAECRSWFEEQARGRGLTYELDRNGNQWAWLGDPAGEGAIVTGSHLDSVPDGGAFDGPLGVVSSFAALDELRGRGAEFDRPLAIVNFGDEEGARFGVACIGSRLSAGVLGRDQAYELRDADGVRLPDAMEKAGYDPAGIGADGDRLARIGAFVELHVEQGRYLAEDQPVGVAGAIWPHGRWRFDFHGEANHAGTTRIEDRRDPMLTYANTVLAARKKARTAGALATFGKVAVEPNGTNAIASLVRGWLDSRAADEQTLTALVEEIERAAYERGDRDGVRVELTRESYTPVVEFDGPLRDRLARRLNAAGAPDGVPILPTGAGHDAGILASAIPTAMLFVRNPSGVSHSPAEHAETADCLAGVTALADVLEDLACQ from the coding sequence ATGTGGGCGGAGCTGCTCCCGGTGGGCCGCTCCGCCTCCTCCGGCGGCTACCGCCGCTTCGCCTGGAACTCCGCCGACGCCGAGTGCCGGTCCTGGTTCGAGGAGCAGGCCCGCGGCCGCGGGCTGACCTACGAGCTGGACCGCAACGGCAACCAGTGGGCCTGGCTGGGCGACCCGGCGGGCGAGGGCGCGATCGTCACCGGCTCGCACCTGGACTCCGTCCCCGACGGCGGCGCCTTCGACGGCCCGCTCGGGGTGGTCTCCTCCTTCGCCGCGCTGGACGAACTCCGCGGGCGGGGAGCCGAGTTCGACCGGCCGCTGGCCATCGTCAACTTCGGTGACGAGGAGGGCGCCCGGTTCGGCGTGGCCTGCATCGGCTCCCGGCTGAGCGCGGGCGTGCTCGGCCGCGACCAGGCGTACGAGCTGCGCGACGCCGACGGCGTCCGGCTGCCCGACGCGATGGAGAAGGCCGGCTACGACCCGGCCGGGATCGGCGCGGACGGCGACCGGCTGGCCCGGATCGGCGCCTTCGTCGAACTCCACGTCGAGCAGGGCCGCTACCTCGCCGAGGACCAGCCGGTCGGCGTGGCCGGCGCGATCTGGCCGCACGGCCGCTGGCGGTTCGACTTCCACGGGGAGGCGAACCACGCCGGCACCACCCGGATCGAGGACCGCCGCGACCCGATGCTCACCTACGCCAACACCGTGCTCGCGGCGCGGAAGAAGGCGCGGACGGCAGGGGCGCTGGCCACCTTCGGCAAGGTCGCGGTCGAGCCCAACGGCACCAACGCGATCGCCTCCCTGGTGCGCGGCTGGCTGGACTCCCGGGCCGCCGACGAGCAGACGCTCACCGCCCTGGTCGAGGAGATCGAGCGGGCGGCGTACGAGCGCGGCGACCGCGACGGCGTCCGGGTCGAACTGACCCGCGAGTCCTACACGCCGGTGGTGGAGTTCGACGGCCCGCTGCGCGACCGGCTCGCCCGGCGGCTCAACGCGGCGGGCGCCCCCGACGGCGTGCCCATCCTGCCCACCGGCGCGGGACACGACGCCGGAATCCTGGCATCGGCGATCCCGACCGCCATGCTGTTCGTACGTAACCCGAGCGGGGTCTCGCACTCCCCGGCCGAGCACGCGGAGACGGCCGACTGCCTGGCCGGCGTGACCGCCCTCGCCGACGTACTGGAGGACCTGGCGTGTCAGTAG
- the hutI gene encoding imidazolonepropionase translates to MPSTLITGIGSLVTNDPAYGTGPLGLLTDAAVVVDGGTVAWVGPAAEAPAADERFDAAGRALLPGFVDSHAHLVFAGDRTAEFNARMSGQSYTAGGIRTTVAATRAASDAELDANLARFVREALRQGTTAIECKSGYGLTVVDEARALRIASSYTSETTYLGAHVVAPEYADDPAGYVDLVTGDMLDACAPYARWVDVFCENGAFDGDQARAILTAGIERGLTPRVHANQLSYGPGVQLAVELGAASADHCTHLTDEDVAALAGSDTVATLLPGAEFSTRAAYPDARRLLAAGAVVALSTDCNPGSSFTSSMAFCIAVAVREMGMTPDEAVWAATAGGARALRRTDVGVVTVGARADLQLLEAPSHVHLAYRPGVPLTAAVWRAGVREV, encoded by the coding sequence ATGCCGAGCACCCTGATCACCGGGATCGGCAGCCTGGTCACCAACGACCCCGCGTACGGGACCGGGCCGCTCGGCCTGCTCACCGACGCGGCCGTGGTGGTGGACGGCGGCACGGTCGCCTGGGTCGGGCCGGCGGCCGAGGCGCCCGCCGCGGACGAGCGGTTCGACGCGGCCGGGCGGGCGCTGCTGCCCGGCTTCGTCGACTCGCACGCCCACCTGGTGTTCGCCGGGGACCGCACCGCGGAGTTCAACGCCCGGATGTCCGGCCAGTCGTACACCGCGGGCGGGATCCGGACGACGGTGGCCGCCACCCGGGCCGCGAGCGACGCCGAACTCGACGCCAACCTGGCCCGGTTCGTGCGCGAGGCGCTGCGGCAGGGGACGACCGCGATCGAGTGCAAGTCCGGCTACGGGCTGACCGTCGTCGACGAGGCCCGGGCGCTGCGGATCGCCTCCTCGTACACCTCCGAGACCACCTACCTGGGCGCCCACGTGGTCGCCCCCGAGTACGCCGACGACCCGGCGGGCTACGTGGACCTGGTCACCGGCGACATGCTGGACGCCTGCGCGCCCTACGCCCGCTGGGTGGACGTCTTCTGCGAGAACGGCGCCTTCGACGGGGACCAGGCCCGGGCGATCCTGACCGCCGGGATCGAGCGCGGTCTCACCCCCCGGGTGCACGCCAACCAGCTCTCCTACGGCCCGGGCGTCCAGCTCGCCGTCGAGCTGGGGGCGGCCTCGGCCGACCACTGCACCCACCTCACCGACGAGGACGTGGCCGCGCTGGCCGGCTCGGACACGGTGGCGACGCTGCTGCCGGGCGCGGAGTTCTCCACCCGCGCCGCCTACCCGGACGCGCGCCGGCTGCTCGCCGCGGGCGCCGTCGTCGCGCTCTCCACCGACTGCAACCCGGGCTCCAGCTTCACCAGTTCGATGGCGTTCTGCATCGCGGTCGCGGTCCGGGAGATGGGGATGACGCCGGACGAGGCGGTCTGGGCCGCCACCGCGGGCGGCGCCCGGGCGCTGCGGCGCACCGACGTCGGCGTGGTGACGGTCGGCGCCCGGGCCGACCTCCAGCTGCTGGAGGCGCCCTCGCACGTCCACCTCGCGTACCGGCCGGGCGTCCCGCTGACGGCGGCGGTCTGGCGGGCCGGGGTCCGCGAGGTCTGA
- the hutU gene encoding urocanate hydratase has protein sequence MVQQQASGPREVRAARGTGLTAQGWQQEAALRMLMNNLDPEVAEHPSKLVVYGGTGKAARDWRSFDAMVRTLETLKQDETMLVQSGRPVGVMQTHEWAPRVLIANSNLVGDWANWEEFRRLESLGLTMYGQMTAGSWIYIGTQGILQGTYETFAAVANKRFDGTLAGTITLTAGLGGMGGAQPLAVTMNGGVAICVDCDPSRISRRIEHRYLDVEAKNLAHALELATAARDRREPLSIGLLGNAAEVFPQLLSMDAPIDIVTDQTSAHDPLSYLPVGVAFDDMATYAAEKPAEFTQRSRESMARHVEAMVGFMDAGAEVFDYGNSIRGEAQLAGYDRAFAFPGFVPAYIRPLFCEGKGPFRWAALSGDPQDIAKTDKAVLDLFPENESLHRWIKMAQEKVHFQGLPARICWLGYGERDKAGERFNDMVASGELSAPIVIGRDHLDCGSVASPYRETEAMLDGSDAIADWPLLNAMVNVASGASWVSIHHGGGVGIGRSIHAGQVTVADGTALAGEKIRRVLTNDPGMGVIRHVDAGYDRADEVAAERGVRVPMNEHGSTGEL, from the coding sequence ATGGTGCAGCAGCAGGCGAGCGGGCCGCGCGAGGTGCGGGCGGCGCGCGGTACGGGGCTGACGGCGCAGGGGTGGCAGCAGGAGGCTGCCCTGCGGATGCTGATGAACAACCTCGACCCCGAGGTGGCCGAGCACCCGTCGAAGCTCGTCGTCTACGGCGGCACCGGCAAGGCGGCGCGGGACTGGCGCTCGTTCGACGCCATGGTGCGCACGCTGGAGACGCTGAAGCAGGACGAGACCATGCTGGTCCAGTCCGGGCGGCCGGTCGGCGTCATGCAGACGCACGAGTGGGCGCCGCGCGTGCTGATCGCCAACTCCAACCTGGTCGGCGACTGGGCGAACTGGGAGGAGTTCCGGCGGCTGGAGAGCCTCGGCCTCACCATGTACGGCCAGATGACCGCCGGATCGTGGATCTACATCGGCACCCAGGGCATCCTCCAGGGCACCTACGAGACCTTCGCCGCCGTCGCCAACAAGCGGTTCGACGGCACCCTGGCGGGGACGATCACCCTCACCGCCGGCCTCGGCGGCATGGGCGGCGCCCAGCCGCTGGCCGTGACGATGAACGGCGGCGTGGCGATCTGCGTCGACTGCGACCCGTCCCGGATCTCCCGCCGGATCGAGCACCGCTACCTGGACGTCGAGGCCAAGAACCTCGCGCACGCGCTGGAGCTGGCCACCGCCGCCCGCGACCGCCGCGAGCCGCTCTCCATCGGCCTGCTGGGCAACGCCGCCGAGGTGTTCCCGCAGCTGCTCTCGATGGACGCGCCGATCGACATCGTCACCGACCAGACCAGCGCCCACGACCCGCTGAGCTACCTGCCGGTCGGCGTCGCCTTCGACGACATGGCGACCTACGCGGCAGAGAAGCCCGCCGAGTTCACCCAGCGCTCGCGCGAGTCGATGGCCCGGCACGTCGAGGCGATGGTCGGCTTCATGGACGCCGGCGCCGAGGTGTTCGACTACGGCAACTCGATCCGCGGTGAGGCCCAGCTGGCCGGCTACGACCGCGCGTTCGCCTTCCCGGGCTTCGTCCCGGCCTACATCCGGCCGCTGTTCTGCGAGGGCAAGGGCCCGTTCCGCTGGGCGGCGCTCTCCGGCGACCCGCAGGACATCGCCAAGACCGACAAGGCCGTGCTCGACCTCTTCCCGGAGAACGAGTCGCTGCACCGCTGGATCAAGATGGCCCAGGAGAAGGTGCACTTCCAGGGCCTGCCGGCGCGGATCTGCTGGCTCGGCTACGGCGAGCGCGACAAGGCCGGCGAGCGGTTCAACGACATGGTCGCCTCCGGCGAGCTGTCCGCGCCGATCGTGATCGGCCGCGACCACCTGGACTGCGGCTCGGTCGCCTCCCCGTACCGGGAGACCGAGGCGATGCTGGACGGCTCCGACGCGATCGCCGACTGGCCGCTGCTCAACGCCATGGTCAACGTCGCCTCCGGCGCGTCCTGGGTCTCCATCCACCACGGCGGCGGCGTCGGCATCGGCCGCTCGATCCACGCGGGCCAGGTCACGGTGGCCGACGGCACCGCGCTGGCCGGCGAGAAGATCCGCCGGGTGCTCACCAACGACCCGGGCATGGGCGTGATCCGCCACGTCGACGCCGGCTACGACCGGGCCGACGAGGTCGCCGCCGAGCGCGGCGTCCGCGTCCCGATGAACGAGCACGGCTCGACGGGTGAGCTGTGA
- a CDS encoding formimidoylglutamate deiminase encodes MTTYWAEHAWLPHANGPVVEQDVLIATGPGGRITAVTPDSGPCPPGAVRLAGLLLPGQANAHSHAFHRALRGHVQVGSGTFWTWRDTMYRFAGALDPDSYLELATAVYAEMALAGITAVGEFHYLHHAPGGSRYDDPNAMGEALIEAAARAGIRITLLDTCYLSAGFGAEPTRPQLRFSDGDADAWAERVEALKPREHARIGAAIHSVRAVPAEQLGTVARWTDGRRAPLHVHLSEQTAENDACLTAHGVTPTRLLADHGALGPRTSAVHATHLTDEDIKLLSDSSTAICMCPTTERDLADGIGPARRLASAGCPITLGSDSHAVIDPFEEARALELDERLRTRTRGHWTANSLLRAGTEDGHASLGWPEAGRIEAGALADFTVIALDSVRTAGPPSRLGAEIAVFAASAADVRHVVVGGRQIVRDGAHQLVPDVPGALRSSIAALSC; translated from the coding sequence ATGACGACTTACTGGGCGGAGCACGCCTGGCTGCCGCACGCCAACGGGCCGGTGGTCGAGCAGGACGTGCTGATCGCCACCGGCCCCGGCGGCCGGATCACCGCGGTGACGCCGGACAGCGGGCCCTGTCCGCCCGGCGCCGTCCGGCTGGCCGGGCTGCTGCTGCCCGGCCAGGCCAACGCGCACTCGCACGCCTTCCACCGGGCGCTGCGCGGCCACGTGCAGGTCGGCTCCGGCACCTTCTGGACCTGGCGCGACACCATGTACCGGTTCGCCGGGGCGCTCGACCCGGACAGCTACCTGGAGCTCGCCACCGCCGTCTACGCCGAGATGGCGCTGGCCGGGATCACCGCGGTGGGGGAGTTCCACTACCTGCACCACGCGCCCGGCGGGAGCCGCTACGACGATCCGAACGCGATGGGCGAGGCGCTGATCGAGGCCGCCGCCCGGGCCGGGATCCGGATCACCCTGCTGGACACCTGCTACCTGTCGGCCGGCTTCGGCGCCGAGCCGACCAGGCCGCAGCTCCGGTTCAGCGACGGCGACGCCGACGCCTGGGCCGAGCGGGTGGAGGCGCTCAAGCCGCGCGAGCACGCCCGGATCGGCGCCGCGATCCACTCGGTGCGGGCGGTACCGGCGGAGCAGCTCGGCACCGTCGCGCGGTGGACGGACGGCCGCCGGGCCCCGCTGCACGTCCACCTCTCCGAGCAGACCGCCGAGAACGACGCCTGCCTCACCGCGCACGGCGTCACCCCGACCAGGCTGCTCGCCGACCACGGCGCGCTCGGCCCGCGCACCTCGGCGGTGCACGCCACCCACCTCACAGACGAGGACATCAAGCTCCTCAGCGACTCCTCGACCGCCATCTGCATGTGCCCCACCACCGAGCGGGACCTCGCCGACGGCATCGGTCCGGCCCGCCGGCTCGCCTCGGCGGGCTGCCCGATCACCCTGGGCAGTGACAGCCACGCCGTCATCGACCCGTTCGAGGAGGCCCGCGCGCTGGAGCTGGACGAGCGACTGCGGACCAGGACCCGGGGCCACTGGACGGCCAACTCGCTGCTGCGGGCGGGCACCGAGGACGGACACGCCTCGCTCGGCTGGCCGGAGGCCGGGCGGATCGAGGCCGGCGCCCTGGCCGACTTCACCGTGATCGCCCTGGACTCGGTGCGCACCGCCGGGCCGCCGAGCCGGCTCGGCGCCGAGATCGCGGTGTTCGCCGCCTCGGCCGCCGACGTGCGGCACGTGGTGGTCGGCGGACGGCAGATCGTCCGGGACGGCGCCCACCAGCTGGTGCCCGACGTCCCGGGCGCGCTGCGGTCCTCGATCGCCGCGCTGAGCTGCTGA